Below is a genomic region from Mustela lutreola isolate mMusLut2 chromosome 1, mMusLut2.pri, whole genome shotgun sequence.
ccgagcagagagcccgatgtgggactcaatcccaggaccctgagatcatgacctgagccgaaggcagcggcttaacccactgagccacccaggcgccctagaaggAAATTTATATCATTAAATgctgatatatttttaagtaaactctacccctaatgcaaggctcgaactcacaaccccaagatcaagagttgcatgttctaccgactgagccagccatacACTTCTGGATCTTGTACTTAACCACTTATCTCTGAACCTAGCAAGCACATCTGCAACATGGGGATGACCAATCACTTCTCAGGTTAGGAACAAGGGAGGCAATGCACACGAAGGAAGTGATGAATGTCTGCGTGGATTGGTAAGCTGTCACACACTTCCTGCTCTTGCCACTTGCCCTCAGGATCCTTCCCAAAGACAGCGTGAGAGAAATGGATGCTGATGTTGAAAGTCTGGGCTGGTGGCCGCTAGGGCAGGAGCAGACTCATGTGGTTCTCCATGGGCTGGGCTCTACCTTTGGTGCTCATTTAAGAAACATGTCCTGAGGGCAGACAAAGCACTGGGCCCCAGCGGTGCCAGGGCCAAGGGCATGAATGAGGCTGACTTGGCACCTGCCCCCTGGAGTTCACAGTTTTACCTATTACGAAGTCAGTAAGATGTAGGGGAGCAATCAGCTCCACAGAGGGGCTGTGCAGGGATATGCATGCTAAGTCTCTGCAAACCCACGCACCCTCCCAGCTGGGCTCCCATTTGTTCCTCTGCTTACCTCCACGTAATTAGCAGGGAAGATGCCCAGCCGGCCATGGTGCTCCCCCTCCAGCCAGTTCTTGTCCACCTCCTTGTGGATGTAGACAATATCACCCTTCTTCAGGGTCAGCTCCCTGCAGGCCAGAGCAAGGACATCCACAAGGTGAGATCCTCCCAGTCCTCCTCCCCTTCAGACCCTATCTAGTGCACCCAGAgtctccttcacacacacacaccctcgggggggggggcgtgcaCCACAGCCCTGTCCTCCCACTCCTCCCATAGGGTACACAGAGGTTTGGGGGAGCGAGTTGGAGAGAAGGGCACTTACTTAGGGGATTGTGCCTGGAAGTCAAACTTGAGTCTGGCAGCCTTCctctgggcagggggagaggacagGGGAAGTCACCTTAGTCAAGGAGGTGGCAGGTCTAGAACAGCCATCACGAGAACCACCCCAGGTCCACCATGCACCCTGACCCTAGTGCTCCCACCCCTCCttaccttcttctcttccttcctggctGGGCTGCCCCCTCTTTCAGAGGCACTAGGGTCTGTGAAAAAGCACTACCTCAGCTTGGGAAGGCCATGTCTGGGGGAGTGGTGTTGGGATGGGGTTCTGCTCCCCCTACCCCAGGACAGGGCCAGTGTTAGTAGGGAGCTCTGGGACcgtcgtccccccccccccacccccacggggCACCAGCGTATGTTGTACGATGGGTGGCGGGCCTCTGGATGAGAAAAAGAGCAGGCTCTGGTCCTTACCTCGGGCGGAGGAAGGGTAGACAAAGTCCCTACGACCTAGGAAGGGGCTTGCTCCATCCGCCATCCTGTGGGGGCTCAGGGGCCGAGAGGAACCCAGGTAAAGTGCATTCGGGGAACTGGAGCTCCAGGCGGGGGCCGGGCTGCGCGGGGACACGGTGCTTGAGCCACCTGTCTGGGGCCTCACACCCTTCGCCACTCACCCCTGCATCCCGAATATCTCCTCTTGTGTCCCGCCGCCTCCTCCCAAGGCGTCTCCCGCGTCCCGGGCTCTCAACAGGATGTCCTACTTCCCCAGCAGTCCCGGCCGGGAAAGGGTGCGGCCCGGGGCCGCGCGCGGCGGGAGGGCGCGTGGGAAGCGCGAGGCTCCCCCGGCCTTGTTCCGCCGGCCGCCGCGGCCACCTAGTCCTCGGACGGGGACAGTTTCCCTCCGCGGCCGCTCGCCGGCCTCCAGGTCCCTCCTCCCGCGCCCTTCGCGGGGCTCGCCCCCTCCTcgcgcggccgccgccgccccgcgccaCGTCCCCCTCGGCCGGCCTGGGCACTCACCGCGCGGAGGGCCGCGGCTCCCGGGACCGTCGGGGCACTTGGGAGCTCTGTGCGGGGAGACAGGGCGCGGTCAGGGCCGGGGACACCGGGCCCCCGCGGCAGCCGAGGCCGCCGCCTCCGGAAAAGTTTGCGGCTCGGAAGGGCGGGAGGGGTGGGTAGGGGCGGGAGGGACGCGGGGTCCTAGAGTCGTCCGCGCAGGCGGGCGGGCCGGGAACCCGGGAGGAGCCGAGGAacttgcgggggtgggggggtagggaaagaatcGTGGCGTGGCGGAAGAGGGGAGGCCGGCCCAGGAAACGGGGCCGGGTAGGGGTTGGGGTCCCTGCGGACTGAGGTCCgggatggggggggaggggcggggcgggggcggggagcccCCGGCACCCGGACGTCAGGCTGACGTGGAATGGGCCTGGAAGGGTTCTTAGGGGTCACTTGGAAAAGTCAACGCCCTGCATTTTATAAAGGAGATAGCAGTCAGGGATGAAGTCTGTTCAAGGTCGCGCCGAGTGAGGCTGGAACGATACCTcggctctgcctgcccctcccacccacgCTCCCCCCGCTGCACCGGGGTCTCCGGGTCCCAGGGTCACCCAGGAGGGGACTGGGAGGCCCGTACCTTGGGGGACGGTTGCCGGGTCTCAATTGCCCGCAGGTCCTTGTCCAGCTCCGCGCTCAGCTTGGCCAGTTCTCTCTCCAGCAAGACCTGGGGGCGGATTATGCGCAGAGACTTGGGCAGTCAgggcggtgggggtggagggggctaGCTGGAGGGCACAGTGGGGGAGCACTGACCGAAGGTCAGATGTGAGAAACTTAGTGGGCAGCAGGACAAAGCAAAGCACACTGTGCTTGGGTAAAGGGCAGGCTCAGGGCACAGGGCCaggacaggctccctgcctgtGGGCCTGCCCAGAGCTGTGTCTCAAGGTGTCAGGATGGCCCTTCCACAgcttctcactgtccctctcaTCGGACCAGTCTCTCCCGTCTCTGTGTCCGATAGTGTCAGTCTCTGTGTCTGATAGTGCCTTTTGTCCTGTTACTTCCCTGTTCAAGAGCCTATAAAGCTCCTTATTTCCTCTCTCATCAAGTCTTCTGTGGCTTTCCACAGCCTGAGCTCCACCTGCTTtccctcccactgtccctccagCCTTTGTCTCTGCACTCCCCCTACACTGACCCCGCTCTCTGCCTGGCCAGGCCCTCCAGCTCGATCTCCGAGAATACTTTCTGACAAATCCACACTGACCACTCccttctctgctcctgctctggTCAACAGACATGTATTCAACACATATTTGAGTGCCTACTCTATGCCTGGCACTgtcccaggtgctggggatacagagGTAAACTGTATGGGACTGGGCAGGGTCAGAGCTTTGGGTCTCTGGCCTTTGCCCATGGTCACTGGGGCCAACACCACCcagaagtctccctcatttgttCCCCAGCATAgctgtctccctccccttccaacCTATCCAGCAGCACTCACCTCAATGCGCTGGGAGGGCTTCTCAACAGGGTCATCCACTAGCGGTTTCTTGGGCTAAGGGTGGGAAGGATGAATCAGAGGGGGGGTGAAGTCACTTTCCAAAATGCACTAGCTAAGGAGTATGTCCATTCTCAGAGGGCCAGCAGGACACTCACCTTCTGTCCAGTCTCTAGTTCTTGCAGAAACTGGTTCCAAGAATCTTCCGTCCAGACATTGTCTGCTCTTTCTTGGCATCTGAGCACCTGCACAGAAGTAGGTGGGCATCAGTCTGAACAGAGATGTACTGGGACACTGTCCAGGCCCAAAAAAAAGGCTTGTAGGCCACTGcctcacccctctgcctgccagtgccTTCCTAAGGATTTTGGGCTCTCGGGGCTGCCCAGAGCAGGCCCCAAACTGAACGGGCAGTATCTGTGCTCTTCAGCAGAGGGGCCTGGCCAAAGAGTACAGTGCCGGGGGCAGTGAGGGGAGGATGCTGGGTGGGCTACCTGATTTGGTGTCTGGTGTAGGGAGGCTGCTCCAGGATTAGAGTTGAAAGTGCTTCTAGGAAACTCTTCGGAGGGGTCCCAGCTTCTTCTAAAGaaaggggaaggggtgcctgggtggctcagttggttgagcctgccttcggctcaggtcatgatcccagggtcctgggatcgaaccccgtatcgggctccctgctccacggagagcctgcttctccctctccctcagcctgctgctctgcctacttgtcctctctatctctctgtcaaataaataaataaaaaacctcttttaaaaaaaaaaaaaaaaaaagaaaggggaggacATCTCTTCAATTACCTTTTAGGGAGACTAAGGCACAAGTGAGAAGACAGCCCTGCACATGCTcccacagccccctgccccctgctcccagcTCCAGCCTGTGAAAGCAGTGTTACACATTGGAAAGTTACGGGCTCAGAGGTCAAatgccagctctgccacttagctGTGACCTTTTGGCGAGTTACTGAGCTCTCAGAGCCTCAGACTGGCATGTGTGTGTCACGAAGGGATCCCACCTCTGTGAGGGTGTAGTGAAGCTGTGAGGAAACAtgtgcctgccacccaggagaaGGCCTAACACACTCATCCACTCCCTGAGTGGCCAGGATTCCCTTCCTGCCGACCTTAGTGAAATAATCTATGTGTGGCCCCACGGCTGTGGCTATGTATGTGTCTGCAGCTTGTGAAGCTGCTCTTCCTAGCTGTCACAGCCCTGTGGGCTTGTACACGTGCGCAAGGGTGTGGGTGGGACTACAGCCTAGTCCCAGGAGAACCCTGGGCAGGCCAGAGGGCCTGCAGCCCTGACTCCCAGGCCCTGGGCAAGCTATTTCTGCTCCCTGCGCCTCTGCTCCCTGGGGGTGCAGCATTCAGTGATGTCATCTGTGAAACCACTCCAGCCACTAAGGCTCCACACTGTCACATTTGCCTTCGTCCCCCTCCAGGGCTCCTTTCTTGGCTGGCTTATGTATTCCAGACAATGTTTGGGTCTGAATGTTTCCACCACTGTACCAAGCTTATCAAAGGATGGAATGTCTGACTGGAGAGTCAGGATTTATTGGTTGTAACGATGACTCTATTCTTTATTTTAGgaataataatattagtaatacCACTGATAATGAGAATAGAAtacatcattccttttttttttttttaagattttatttatttgacacagagagagaaagatcacaagtaggcagagaagcaggcagagacagagggggaagtaggctctgagcagagagccagactcggggcttgatcgcaggcccctgagatcatgacccgagccgaaggcacaggctcaacccactgagccacccaggtgcccgtagaATACATCATTCGTAATTTAGGGAGGCTCTAGTCATAACTGAGCctgtatattaataatatttgtggaggggcacctgggtggctcagtgggttaagggttggccttcagctcatgtcatgaccctggagtcctgggatcaagccccatgttgctccttgctcaatggggagtctgctactccctctccttctgcttctcttgccactcatgctctcacattctctctgtgtctctctcttttaaataaataaaatatttaaaaaagaataacacaTGTGAAGACTTGCTATGTGCCTAAACCCTCACAACCACTTTGTGGTCCCCACTCAGCAGATGGCTGGCACTGGTTAAGTTCCCCAAAGTAGGGACCCTAAGAAGGAGGAGAGCAGTGAGTGGTTGGGGAGAGGCTGTACCGGCTGTGACCACCAGGGGGCGCAGTCCCAGCCAGGAAGCCAGTGCCCCTCTGCAGCCCTGGGACCCTTTTCCCAGGATGGCTCACCCACTCAGAGAagaggcctggcctggcctggcagcTGGTCTTTGCTGGGGCCCTGGATGCCTTGAGTCTGTAGAGGCGGCACAGGAGGAAGCCACTGAAGGTGGGAGAAGACAGGCCAGAGGAGGTGAGAGTTGggcttaggggtacctgggtgaacACTGAAGATTCCGGCACCCACTCCCACACGTGCTTGTGGGTGTCTTGTGGGAACAGGGTTGGGGGTACTCTGGACCACTATATGGGGGCCTTGCACCAACAGCCTTACAGTCTTCACCATATCTTCACAACTGTGGGGCAAGtagtgtccccattttacagatgaagagacagaAGCCCAGAGAAATCACAGCCAGGGTGGAGACACTCACTGGACAGTGAAGCTGAAGCTCTTCATTGCCACCTGCCAGGAAATAGGGAGCTCCCCAGAAATGGGCTACATGAACTTCTCAAGTTGAACTAAGCCAACGGGGGAGCCTCAAAGCCAGGCATGGTTTACAAGACGGGGAAACGCAGGCACTGAGCTGGGGCAGGCCACTGGCACCTCTCACCTTTGGGTGATTCCTCAAAGGTCCAGTCCAGCTGCAGGTCTGCGGGAGCAGAAAGGACCAGATCAGGGGTGGGGCAGCAAGCGAGGATGGCGAGCCCCCGCGAAGCTGCCTCGGCTGCTCCCAGCAGTCTTCCTGCCTAGGGCAGGGGCTGAGGGGCTGAGTCAGGGCCTGAAGAATGTCCCGAGGGAGGGAAGGAATTAGGAGGGCAGTTCTCTGGAGGGTTTGAAATGCCTCTGGCAGACTCAGGGCCTGAGTGAGCCAACCCAGGCAGTGGACTTGCCCAAaccctcctgctcctccctcctcgcATTCCCACACACACCCTTTCCCTGACCTTTGTAAACCTGCCCTCACCAAGACAGGTTGGGGAAAATtccacttcctcttctccctctttgccCAAACCCACTCCTCATGGCGCTCATGACTTTCTGGGGCCTCCTAGGAAAAGCGACTGACCCGCCAGCCGACTTGGTCCCCTTGGCGTGCAGACGTGCCACAAGAGCACTTGCCATAAAGGCAGACCAGAACGCCTCTCTCCAGATCCCACACCTCCAGCTCCTGGACCGCTTTGTCTTCCTTTGCCGCAAACAGCCGTAACTAATTCGCTGTCTCTGATTCCCCTTCTCTTTAAGTAGATTTCCAGCCCCACCAGGATTGCCCCAACTGCCCTCAAGAAAGACCCCAGTGACCTCCATGTTACCAAACCAAAATACGTGACCCATCAGCAATGTCTGTCACATGGACGACACTTGAAATTCCCTTTTCACTGGGCTTCAGGAAGATAACTCTGGTTTTCCTCTCCACTGTACCCACTTAGTCGGCTTGCTGACCCTGCTCGTCTCTCAAACCTCTACACACCCAAGGGCCTCAGGGTTCAGTGCTTGGGCCTCTGTCTCCCCAGGTGATCTTATCTAGTcttctggctttaaaaaaaaaaacccatctatggCAGAATTTGCATGAGAATTAGTTGGGGAGCTTTCAATCAAAATCTTTTagggtggggacgcctgggtggctcagttggttaagcagctgccttcagctcaggtcatgatcccagcgatcctgggatcgagtcccacatcgggctccttgctcggcggggagcctgcttctccctctgcctctgcctgccattctgtctgcctgtgctcgctctctcccctctctctctctgataaataaataaaatcttaaaaaaaaaatattttggggtgaATCCCCCCATTTCCACCTGCAGCTTAAGCCTCAGCCCTGAACCACAGACTTGCATATTAACTGCCTACTTGACATCACCAACTAGATGATGGACCTCATCAAAAACCTCCATCTTCTCTGAGTTTGGAAGCAACATCTGTCGACTGGCTCCTTCTAAGTCGTCCTTGACGTCTTTTACTCTCGCCACGTTCAATCTACCAGCAAAACCTCATGACGGTCTCTAGAACCCCACCaggcctgctgctgctgccctggTCTGAAACACTGCTGGCCTCTAGCCTGGATGAAAGCCGGGCCCCCTACGTGGTCTGCTCTGTTCTTCATTGCCTTGTCCCCCCCGAGCTGGCAGCCAGAGTGAGCCATCAGAGCATGACACTCCTCTATTCACAACTGTCCCTTGACTCCTCAGCTCTTGCAGAGTAAAAGCCAAAGCTTTGATCAGGGCCCCAGAGGCCCTCTGTGACCAGATCTCATCACTGTGACTCCATCTCCCATCAGTGCCCCCCTCACTCCAGTCCAGCCTCTCCTTGCTGCTCCAGGACCAGCCAGAGTCTGCTTCGGCCTCTgggtgtctgctgctccccctgcggCCAGGCTCCTCTCttggctccttccctcccttggcTCCGCTCCCGCTCTCGCTCTCGGCTGAAATGCCGCCTACCAGGGCCTTCCCTCACTGCACTGGgcactgactttttctttttctcacttacCCTTACCACCAGCTGCCATATTAATTACATATCTGCTTATTCTCCCTCTGTCTTAAGCTTCACTGGGGCAGggacattcttttttattccctctTTCATTTTCAGCACCTAGAATAGTGCTCGGCACACAGGAAGTGCTCGGCACACAGGAAGTGCTCCGTAGACGTCTGGTCAGGGGCTGATTGAACAAATGAGGGACTGCATGACTTCCCAGGACTCTCAGAGGAGACCAGGGACAGTGTGTGGTCATTGTCCTCCCAAGGACAGAAAGGAGTTTGGAGGCTCCTCCTCTTCGGCCTGTATGAGGGACGACCCACCACACAGCCTGGGGTACACAGAAGTTCCCTTTTCTGCCGGTCCGTCCCACAGCCCCAGGCGCTGGAGCCCACTCGGCAGAGAGAGGGCCCTAGAAGGATGTCTCACCTGGCATTTTCCGGTGAATCTGCTGGAACATTCTCCGGTACCAGTCCCTGGGGCTATCAACACTCTGGGATCAGAAAAGACAAAATCAGGCCACCCTCTTAATAGGAAGCCACAGAAGTTTTTCCTTCCTGAGTCCTTTCTCTGGCCACCCTTGAAGTGGGCAGGCTGTCGTGAAAAATCGAATAAAGGAACTTTATACAGCACATTACATATGAATAAGGTGTAGAGAAGGATCTCCCCAGTGATGATCCATGCCGAGGCTCTGAGATTTGGGGTGGtttctcgatttttttttttctctttgctttcctatACCTCTGATCTTTCTacaacaaacatgtattttttctttttttttttttttaagattttatttatttatttgagagagagagcatgagaaagcatgagaagcagacaccccatggACTTGGGATCCTGACGcgagactcgattccaggactctgggatcctgacctgaattgaaggcagcagcccaacccactgagccacccaggtgcccacaaacatgtatttctatgtaatgaaaaataaatgcgATAATATAGGGTTAGAATGGCATTTCACAGCTCCTGCCCCACTGAGACCGAAACAGCCAACTTCAGTTTCAGATGCAGAACTGAAGGCAGGTGGCTGGCTTGAGATAGGGAGTGGAAGAAGGGCAGGGTTCTCAGAGCCCGGGCCCTGGATCCTTCCATGCCGGCCACAGTGTGAGGGCGACTCACTCAGGACTCTGCCAGCTCTCTCCACCCAGCCATTCACTCAGTGGCTGTGCCAGGTCCTGGGGCTAGGAACAGAGGGGGTCCTTGCCTCACAGAGCATTCTAGATCTACCCTTCCCCCCCCCACAAACCACTTGTGCAACTCAGACCACAAGAGCACCTGTATTTTTGTGGCTGATGACCACCCCCAAGCCTCTCGTGGAGGAACCACGGGGTTCCGAAATGGTTTGGTGCACTCTTGGTGGCTCCCACTTTAATTCACAGAAATGGAGCTCAGCATGGATCCCCGAGCCCCCTCAGCAGCAGCCCCCAGCTCAGGACTCACAGATCGGGGAGCGATAGGCATGCCGCTCTCGTCCACCGGCCCGATTCCCTCATACTTGACCCAGTGCTTGTCCCGACGCTTGCTGTCCTTGGTCCACGTGGCTGACCAGTTCTGGGGATGCTGGGAGGCAGGGGTCTTCTGGCTCCCCGAGGGCCGGCTCCCAGGGCTGGGCCAGGTCTGATACCAAGCAGGATCTGTGGGGGAAATGAGTAACAGAGCATTAGCACCAGGCAGAGGCCCCCACCTGGACTTGCTTGTCTCTTAGCCCTTCAGAACATTGATCCTGTGGGTTCAAAAGTTTCAACATCTCCTTGTTTGACTTGCTGAGACAGACTTTACAGCCTTCCCCATCCCCTGCAGGACCACGGGCCTTTGGTTATTTTTTAGTTAAAGTGAATGAAAATGGATTTTGTCTTGAGAAATCTGTGCCCGTGTCTGCCTTATCCTTTTGGAGGGCTGTCCTTAAAGCCTTTGGAATGAGGGCTGGGAATCCTTACTTAGAGAAAATGCTGGGGACCATCCTGGCTGGGAAGGCAGCAGGGTGTGGCAGAAATGGCACTAGGCTTGAAATGGGAACAAAGAATTCAGATGCCAGCTCTGCCACCGGCTGGTTTTGTGACCTGTGGCACAGCAAGAAACCACTTGGTGACTCCGTTTCTACTTCTGTAACATGAGGGTAATCATGGCAAACATCCAGAGAGAGCTAGTGTGTGTGAccgtgcccagcacagtgcctgacacatagtcaCAAGGCTCTTGGACAGACACTCATTCACCAGACATGGCAACTGAGTCCTCAGCTTCCTCAGAACCCTTAGCCCCCAAGTCACCAGAGTAGCAGCATAAGGGCATCAAGGCTGGAAGGACCAGGGTTTGAGTCTCAGCTCAGACTCTGTGACTGAGCATCTCTGAAACTCAGGTTCCTCACTGGGAAGAGGTTACTAATGGTATCTTACCTTTCCAGGACATCAAGGGATTAAATGACAGAAGGCTTAGTGTGTCTTTTCAGTGTCCCACATGTTCTAAGCATTCCAcaattatttgttaaatgaataaattacttGACACAGTGCCTGCCTCAGTGGGAAGCTTAATAAAGGATCTCTCCCTCCTCAGGAAAAGGGCCCACGGGGGTAGACCTTCACCCAGGAGGTCCTGGGATCTTCTCGACCCCATGGCTCAGGCCAGGATGACTTGTAGGAGCCCAGGGGCTGATGAGCTCCCAGAGCTGCCTCTCCCATCTTCTACTTGGCTGCTGAGTACACACTTGTGGGGTTTGGCcccctgtcccctgcctcccAAGGCTGTGTCCCCTGCACAATTACTTCccctggcagggtggggggtttggggtgggggtgctaaggggcgtggggtgggggtgggggtgggaagggagggatGCGTCAGCCTGCTCTCTCCCTCAGTGGATTTCACACTCACGGGCCATCAGTGCTCACACAGAGAAGGGCAGCCAGATGAGCTCAGAGGCCCAGGACCTTGAGAGCCCTCTATGCTCCTCCCCACAGGGTAGTGCCAGATGGCAGGGCCCAGGAACCTCTGatcccccacccccgacacaAGGCTCCTGGAGCAGGTATTTCTGAGCAGACCCACCTGGGTGCCGGGAAACATCTCTCCTCTGGGGGACGTGCCCATTGCACACGGTCCTGGGCGCAGGGTCATGAAACTGGAAATTAAGGGTGTTGGAACCACCATTCCGGATCACAGGCACCTGTGGGGAGGGGCCGGGAGCAGCAGCTCAGGCCCGAAGGTTCCGCAGAAGGGTGGGAAGCACAGACACAGTTTACCCCATAGTGAGGACTGGAGGGCCAGCCTGAACCCCTTGCACATAGCCAACAAGGCTCTCTAGAGCGATCTGCGGCCCTTTCCCTCCATCCCATTAATCCTCCTGCTCCCCCACATGTCCTAGGAGGTCCCATCAACTCTGGGTCCACAGGAACCCTCTCCTCACTGTCTCACTCACCCGTGCCCCCCGGGAGGAGGACCCTCCGTGGGCCCGGAGATTGCTGGGGATGAAGTCGTCCAGGCTGAGCCCAGCGGGGAGGTTGCAGGGTGGGGCCTGCATGCTTGGGTCAAGGTTGGAGGGCTCCGGGTGTGCCAGCTGCTCCTCTGTGTGTCCtctgtggggaaggaaggaggaagggaaagccCTGCTGGGCTCAAGGCCGCCTGTGCCCTCTGGGCTCaaccttggggtggggggagaaggggacAGCTGTGGGAGGGGGTCGGGCCAGCTGAGTGGGAGCTCAAGGACCCAGGAAACAGGCCTCTGTGGGCACTGGCCTGCAGGCTGCCCGTGCCGGCTCCCAGAGGCACAATGGGCTGCTTGTTAGGCCCTGGGCAGGAGCtcggggtgggagtgggggagggggaagccaggCTAGGAAGAGGGAGGCTGGCCAGGAGTGGGCCTGCTGGACAAAGACTTGGGCACACGGGCCTGCTGGCCAGCCCCTCTGGGGCTCTCACTGCACAGCGCGGTCTGCTCCcccagagggaaggcagagggaactgGGGCAGCTGGCAGAGGAGGGCCTGGGCACTCAGGACTTTGTTTCAGTTCCCTGACTCCTCCAGTCCCTCTGTGAGCATCTGCTTGCCAGCAGGCACAAGGGGTTGCTTGGGCTGCAGGAGAGGCCCCAAAACAACAGCAAGGCGACCTGCCTACTGCCCAGCGGGGCCAAGGTTATGGGAGGGGGAGTGCAGCGGGGGCATTTCCAGGCAGCAGAAACTACTCCTTCTGAGCACAGAGGAGTGCCAGCTCCCTTCCTCGGCCTTCTTCCCTGGGACTAAAGCCTCAGAGGGCTCAGGGTGCCAGTGTGGGGTGGGATGGAAGGCAAAGCAGTGGACGGAGCCAAGCTGGACTTGCTCATGGAGACGTGGTGCTGCTGAGTGCCCTCCCTCGGCCACTTTCTTTTATACCTCCTCCaggctggttttgttttgtttttgttttgttttgtttttgggtaatccctacacctaacatgggacttaaactcacaacctcaagatcaagagttgcacactgtaccagctgagccagccaggtgctcctattttCCAGAGGGTTTTTTGGACAGAGGGTCTTCCTGGCAGCACCACGCCTGCCTGCCCAGCCTGGCTCTGTGGTCCCATGCAAGTTATTCCAGGCACCCGGGAAATGGAGGAGGCCAGGCTGTCCAACAGGGCTTGTCTGAGGCTGGGCCTCCCCACCCGTGCAGCTGGACTGGACCAGAGCTGAGCCAACCTCCCCTGCTGGGGCCGGACCCATTCTGGCATTGTGTTCAGAGCTAGGCTTGTGTGTGCCTAAGGGGTGTGGGGGCTCACAGGAAAGGCCCAGGGGGCCTGGTGAGGTGCTGTGTCTGTGTGCAGTGGAAATGGGAGTGCAGCGCTCTGAATGGGACTTGTGGGAAGTACCACGGGGGGCTTGGAGTTCTGATAGGGGGCTGGGATCGCTCCTGTACCCAGTTCCTCCTCAGGCCTTGGGGGCTGGAGGGTGTGAACAAGGCTGGTggcagtctctgtctctgttcaGACTGGGGATCTCTTCTGACATCTGAAAGACCTACTGGGGACATAGCTTTTCCATGCTGTTCCCTGGCTGTGGGGGGAGTGAGAGCtgaagctggagga
It encodes:
- the SORBS3 gene encoding vinexin isoform X4; amino-acid sequence: MQAPPCNLPAGLSLDDFIPSNLRAHGGSSSRGARVPVIRNGGSNTLNFQFHDPAPRTVCNGHVPQRRDVSRHPDPAWYQTWPSPGSRPSGSQKTPASQHPQNWSATWTKDSKRRDKHWVKYEGIGPVDESGMPIAPRSSVDSPRDWYRRMFQQIHRKMPDLQLDWTFEESPKVASSCAASTDSRHPGPQQRPAARPGQASSLSGRSWDPSEEFPRSTFNSNPGAASLHQTPNQVLRCQERADNVWTEDSWNQFLQELETGQKPKKPLVDDPVEKPSQRIEVLLERELAKLSAELDKDLRAIETRQPSPKSSQVPRRSREPRPSARPAPAWSSSSPNALYLGSSRPLSPHRMADGASPFLGRRDFVYPSSARDPSASERGGSPARKEEKKRKAARLKFDFQAQSPKELTLKKGDIVYIHKEVDKNWLEGEHHGRLGIFPANYVEVLPADEIPKPIKPPSYQVLEYGEAVAQYNFKGDLEVELSFRKGERIGLIRKVNENWYEGRIAGTGRQGIFPASYVQVHREPRLRICDEGPQLPASPRLMAARLAHHSGSPVTPHNPVDPTDWGSRTSPRRTGFSFPSQEPRAQNQGLSTPGSALSHPGGSSHPLDVGGMPPNSTQIHWTPYRAVYQYRPQNEDELELREGDRVDVMQQCDDGWFVGVSRRTQKFGTFPGNYVAPV